A region of Vitis riparia cultivar Riparia Gloire de Montpellier isolate 1030 chromosome 12, EGFV_Vit.rip_1.0, whole genome shotgun sequence DNA encodes the following proteins:
- the LOC117926393 gene encoding ankyrin repeat-containing protein BDA1-like isoform X1: MDPRLFEAACRGDTDELQKLLEEDRFMLERCLLAPYSETVLHVASMAGQAGFAKEVLRLKPEISSSINKDGFAAIHLASANGFVDIVRELLMVKHELGHLRCSDSRTPLHLAAITGRTEVIRELLRICPASIEDVTVGGETAVHLAVKNNQLEALKALVESFKHSNIQDLLNAKDENGNTVLHLATARKQGLTMKLLLGDGDMAAAAVDVNLTNKSGFTVLDLLDVVQQIVNEPGDYILRDLLLRSGALRASELIKSSSAATPQVHQNSSITEPPQIQNQQNVFVMETSFLNPSQLWKMSVKELEQSSEGTKNALMVVVVLIATVTYQAILQPPGGFDAQGWNITPFQGPALMIKSLPLFIPFTILNSVGFFTSVAVIILLINRFPLKKLLRLAVCSMAATYACGFLYIAPAAFIVSLVVPMTMAVVLTADPVGFRTHLTKMMARFRVGSRGVSRNETHVEA, from the exons ATGGATCCAAGATTGTTTGAGGCAGCCTGTAGGGGAGACACTGATGAACTGCAAAAATTACTTGAGGAAGACCGGTTCATGCTTGAAAGATGTTTGCTAGCCCCATACTCTGAGACCGTCCTACATGTTGCATCTATGGCTGGGCAAGCTGGTTTTGCAAAGGAGGTTCTGAGGCTGAAACCAGAAATTTCCTCAAGTATCAACAAAGACGGGTTCGCTGCAATACACTTGGCTTCTGCTAACGGGTTTGTGGACATTGTGAGGGAGCTATTGATGGTGAAACATGAACTTGGCCATCTTAGATGTAGTGACAGCAGAACTCCTCTTCATCTTGCAGCCATAACTGGGAGGACTGAAGTTATTAGGGAATTGCTTAGGATTTGCCCAGCAAGTATTGAAGATGTGACAGTTGGAGGGGAGACTGCAGTTCACCTTGCAGTGAAGAATAATCAGCTGGAGGCCTTGAAAGCCTTGGTGGAATCATTCAAGCATTCCAACATACAGGATCTCTTGAATGCCAAGGATGAGAATGGCAACACTGTTTTACACCTAGCAACTGCTAGGAAGCAGGGTCTG ACCATGAAATTGCTTCTTGGTGATGGTGATATGGCTGCTGCTGCAGTGGACGTGAACCTCACCAACAAGAGTGGCTTCACTGTTCTGGATTTGCTAGATGTTGTCCAACAAATTGTAAATGAACCGGGCGATTACATCCTCAGGGACTTGCTTCTTCGCTCAGGAGCCTTGAGAGCATCTGAACTGATCAAGTCTTCCTCTGCTGCCACTCCTCAAGTTCACCAGAACAGCTCCATCACTGAGCCGCCTCAGATTCAGAACCAGCAGAATGTGTTTGTGATGGAGACTTCATTTCTGAATCCTTCTCAACTCTGGAAGATGTCTGTCAAAGAATTAGAACAGTCCTCAGAAGGAACTAAAAATGCATTGATGGTGGTGGTTGTGCTCATAGCAACTGTCACCTACCAAGCTATCTTACAGCCTCCAGGTGGCTTTGATGCTCAAGGTTGGAACATAACACCATTCCAAGGACCAGCTCTTATGATAAAAAGTCTGCCATTATTCATTCCATTTACAATTCTTAATTCTGTTGGATTCTTCACATCGGTTGCGGTTATCATTCTGCTCATTAACAGGTTTCCTCTCAAAAAGCTGCTGCGCCTCGCAGTGTGTAGCATGGCTGCAACCTATGCCTGTGGATTTCTTTACATTGCACCTGCTGCTTTTATTGTTTCACTGGTGGTGCCAATGACAATGGCCGTAGTTCTCACAGCAGACCCAGTTGGCTTCCGCACCCATCTCACTAAGA
- the LOC117926393 gene encoding ankyrin repeat-containing protein BDA1-like isoform X2 — MDPRLFEAACRGDTDELQKLLEEDRFMLERCLLAPYSETVLHVASMAGQAGFAKEVLRLKPEISSSINKDGFAAIHLASANGFVDIVRELLMVKHELGHLRCSDSRTPLHLAAITGRTEVIRELLRICPASIEDVTVGGETAVHLAVKNNQLEALKALVESFKHSNIQDLLNAKDENGNTVLHLATARKQGLTMKLLLGDGDMAAAAVDVNLTNKSGFTVLDLLDVVQQIVNEPGDYILRDLLLRSGALRASELIKSSSAATPQVHQNSSITEPPQIQNQQNVFVMETSFLNPSQLWKMSVKELEQSSEGTKNALMVVVVLIATVTYQAILQPPGGFDAQGFLSKSCCASQCVAWLQPMPVDFFTLHLLLLLFHWWCQ, encoded by the exons ATGGATCCAAGATTGTTTGAGGCAGCCTGTAGGGGAGACACTGATGAACTGCAAAAATTACTTGAGGAAGACCGGTTCATGCTTGAAAGATGTTTGCTAGCCCCATACTCTGAGACCGTCCTACATGTTGCATCTATGGCTGGGCAAGCTGGTTTTGCAAAGGAGGTTCTGAGGCTGAAACCAGAAATTTCCTCAAGTATCAACAAAGACGGGTTCGCTGCAATACACTTGGCTTCTGCTAACGGGTTTGTGGACATTGTGAGGGAGCTATTGATGGTGAAACATGAACTTGGCCATCTTAGATGTAGTGACAGCAGAACTCCTCTTCATCTTGCAGCCATAACTGGGAGGACTGAAGTTATTAGGGAATTGCTTAGGATTTGCCCAGCAAGTATTGAAGATGTGACAGTTGGAGGGGAGACTGCAGTTCACCTTGCAGTGAAGAATAATCAGCTGGAGGCCTTGAAAGCCTTGGTGGAATCATTCAAGCATTCCAACATACAGGATCTCTTGAATGCCAAGGATGAGAATGGCAACACTGTTTTACACCTAGCAACTGCTAGGAAGCAGGGTCTG ACCATGAAATTGCTTCTTGGTGATGGTGATATGGCTGCTGCTGCAGTGGACGTGAACCTCACCAACAAGAGTGGCTTCACTGTTCTGGATTTGCTAGATGTTGTCCAACAAATTGTAAATGAACCGGGCGATTACATCCTCAGGGACTTGCTTCTTCGCTCAGGAGCCTTGAGAGCATCTGAACTGATCAAGTCTTCCTCTGCTGCCACTCCTCAAGTTCACCAGAACAGCTCCATCACTGAGCCGCCTCAGATTCAGAACCAGCAGAATGTGTTTGTGATGGAGACTTCATTTCTGAATCCTTCTCAACTCTGGAAGATGTCTGTCAAAGAATTAGAACAGTCCTCAGAAGGAACTAAAAATGCATTGATGGTGGTGGTTGTGCTCATAGCAACTGTCACCTACCAAGCTATCTTACAGCCTCCAGGTGGCTTTGATGCTCAAG GTTTCCTCTCAAAAAGCTGCTGCGCCTCGCAGTGTGTAGCATGGCTGCAACCTATGCCTGTGGATTTCTTTACATTGCACCTGCTGCTTTTATTGTTTCACTGGTGGTGCCAATGA